One segment of Phaeacidiphilus oryzae TH49 DNA contains the following:
- a CDS encoding GNAT family N-acetyltransferase: MTMVIAPADVADFHRVLADHSRYWGERDLRSLHLLAMVREFGSTCLVARDAEGIRGYLFGFVTPDGTGYVHLVATRDDSRGEGLGRRLYAAFAEAAQRQGARQLKAITSPGNAGSIAFHRSLGFEVRTVPDYNGPGRTMAVFHRVLPLGVRSAAGEGIS, encoded by the coding sequence ATGACCATGGTGATCGCACCCGCCGACGTGGCCGACTTCCACCGCGTGCTGGCCGACCACTCCCGCTACTGGGGCGAGCGCGACCTCAGGTCGCTTCATCTCCTCGCGATGGTGCGGGAGTTCGGGTCCACCTGCCTGGTGGCTCGGGACGCGGAGGGGATACGGGGGTATCTGTTCGGGTTCGTCACGCCGGACGGGACGGGGTACGTGCATCTCGTCGCCACCCGGGACGACTCCCGGGGCGAGGGGCTCGGGCGGCGGCTGTACGCGGCGTTCGCCGAGGCCGCGCAGCGTCAGGGCGCGCGGCAGCTGAAGGCGATCACCTCGCCCGGCAACGCCGGCTCGATCGCCTTCCACCGCAGCCTCGGCTTCGAGGTCCGGACCGTCCCGGACTACAACGGGCCCGGCCGGACGATGGCCGTCTTCCACCGCGTACTGCCGCTCGGCGTCCGGTCGGCGGCCGGGGAGGGAATCTCCTAG
- a CDS encoding excisionase family DNA-binding protein: MAERLLTVREVAERLATWATSGERFPRRLIAERRITFVKMGRHVRIPEEALNAYVIAHTVRPVAVRRSRLRGVA, from the coding sequence ATGGCTGAACGTCTCCTAACGGTCCGTGAGGTCGCCGAACGGCTCGCTACCTGGGCGACCAGCGGGGAGCGCTTCCCCCGGCGGCTGATCGCTGAGCGGCGCATCACGTTCGTGAAAATGGGGCGGCATGTCCGCATCCCGGAAGAGGCGCTGAACGCCTACGTCATAGCGCACACCGTGCGACCGGTCGCCGTCCGGCGCAGCCGACTGAGGGGGGTTGCCTGA
- a CDS encoding DUF6193 family natural product biosynthesis protein, which translates to MRNTVEGAWHRILAEPHGPADSPLSAPFAGLVRAANAEPLLRQLYPWTGMWELHFSRCTESRYTWDVPYIGTLRDSRYYVEGPSRSSPRIAETDSAQAAVAMVIDRRPARCGPAFIGNAEELAAYEKTLGNC; encoded by the coding sequence ATGCGCAACACCGTCGAAGGAGCCTGGCACAGGATTCTGGCTGAACCTCACGGACCGGCAGACTCCCCGCTCTCCGCTCCGTTTGCGGGACTGGTGCGCGCAGCGAATGCCGAGCCGTTGCTCCGCCAGCTCTACCCCTGGACTGGCATGTGGGAGCTGCACTTCAGCCGGTGCACGGAGAGCCGCTACACCTGGGACGTCCCCTACATCGGCACACTGCGGGACAGCCGGTACTACGTCGAAGGGCCGAGCCGGTCCAGCCCGCGGATCGCTGAGACGGACAGCGCGCAAGCGGCAGTGGCGATGGTCATCGATCGCCGACCGGCACGATGCGGGCCGGCCTTCATCGGCAACGCGGAGGAGCTGGCTGCCTACGAGAAGACGCTGGGCAACTGCTGA
- a CDS encoding aminoglycoside phosphotransferase family protein, translating into METSQVTRALAAATSVAASLGLPVGDAMVLQNSNKLALRLTPCDVFARVASGGEEAARFEVELAQRLAEAGCPVCPLEPRADPRVYTRDGFAVTFWTYYEPVAPDVPPAEYAEALELLHAGMRMVDVPGRRFTGRISEAQAVVTDPGRSPELAEPEREFLAGRLAGLRRTIEDRGVEEQLLHGEPHPGNLLSTKNGPLFIDLETCCRGPVEFDLAHVSEAVCAHYPNIDRGLLDECRQLVLAMVAAWRWDRGDQFPGGRRFGEELLRALHDGPPWPTLDSVKQRADG; encoded by the coding sequence ATGGAGACTTCCCAGGTCACGCGGGCGCTGGCGGCTGCGACCTCGGTCGCCGCGTCGCTGGGCCTTCCGGTCGGCGACGCGATGGTGCTCCAGAACTCGAACAAGCTGGCGCTTCGGCTGACCCCCTGCGACGTCTTCGCCCGGGTCGCCTCCGGTGGAGAGGAGGCCGCGCGGTTCGAGGTCGAGCTCGCCCAGCGGCTCGCCGAGGCCGGATGCCCTGTCTGCCCCTTGGAGCCCCGGGCGGACCCGCGGGTGTACACCCGCGACGGCTTCGCGGTGACGTTCTGGACCTACTACGAACCCGTGGCACCCGACGTCCCACCGGCCGAGTACGCCGAGGCGCTGGAACTGCTCCACGCCGGCATGCGCATGGTCGATGTGCCCGGCCGACGGTTCACGGGCCGGATCTCCGAGGCGCAGGCAGTCGTCACCGACCCGGGCCGCTCGCCGGAACTCGCCGAGCCGGAGCGCGAGTTCCTCGCCGGCAGACTGGCAGGCCTGCGACGAACAATCGAGGACCGCGGCGTCGAGGAGCAGCTGCTCCACGGCGAGCCGCATCCCGGCAATCTGCTCAGCACGAAGAACGGCCCGTTGTTCATCGACTTGGAGACGTGCTGCCGCGGCCCCGTCGAGTTCGACCTGGCCCATGTCTCCGAGGCGGTCTGCGCCCACTACCCGAACATCGACCGGGGACTGCTGGACGAGTGCCGGCAGCTGGTCCTGGCGATGGTCGCAGCGTGGCGTTGGGACCGTGGCGACCAGTTCCCGGGTGGGAGGCGATTCGGGGAGGAACTCCTGCGCGCGCTGCACGACGGTCCTCCGTGGCCGACGCTCGACTCGGTGAAGCAGCGAGCGGACGGGTAA
- a CDS encoding LysR family transcriptional regulator, with translation MVMDVHGRDLRYFAAVAEELHFTRAADRLFVSQPALSKQIRALEKQLGAALFVRDRQGVALTPVGEALLPHARRMLAAWEEAWSAVQRAKAAQRSTLVVGMSTSPGRGGLLPAIRSRFGAVNPEAVLRVRQVSWEDPTAGLADGSSDVAFVWLPLPDQQRYQHLVVAEEPRLVAFPDGHPLAAKSPEGEAVDFADFADEPFLALPPAAGPLRDYWLALDARAGRPPRIGAEVASTEETYEALTAGLGVVLLAAGNAPLITLGGVRTRPVRGISPSRFALAWPRDTAGAAGNRSADTAQPLVRAYVEACRQAQAAKGRPPAPAKP, from the coding sequence ATGGTTATGGACGTCCATGGACGGGATCTGCGCTACTTCGCCGCCGTGGCGGAGGAGTTGCACTTCACCCGGGCCGCCGACCGGCTCTTCGTCTCGCAGCCGGCGCTGAGCAAGCAGATCAGGGCGCTGGAGAAGCAGCTCGGCGCCGCGCTCTTCGTCCGCGACCGGCAGGGCGTCGCGCTCACCCCGGTCGGCGAGGCGCTGCTGCCGCACGCCCGCCGGATGCTGGCCGCCTGGGAGGAGGCCTGGTCGGCCGTGCAGCGGGCGAAGGCGGCCCAGCGCAGCACGCTGGTGGTCGGCATGAGCACCAGCCCGGGCCGCGGCGGGCTGCTGCCGGCCATCCGCTCCCGCTTCGGCGCGGTCAACCCGGAGGCCGTGCTGAGGGTGCGTCAGGTCTCCTGGGAGGACCCGACCGCCGGGCTCGCCGACGGGTCGAGCGATGTCGCCTTCGTCTGGCTGCCGCTGCCCGACCAGCAGCGCTATCAGCATCTCGTGGTGGCGGAGGAGCCGCGGCTGGTCGCCTTTCCGGACGGGCATCCGCTGGCCGCCAAGTCGCCCGAGGGCGAGGCCGTCGACTTCGCCGACTTCGCCGACGAGCCCTTCCTCGCGCTGCCGCCGGCGGCGGGCCCGCTGCGCGACTACTGGCTGGCGCTGGACGCCCGGGCCGGCCGCCCGCCGCGGATCGGCGCCGAGGTGGCCAGCACCGAGGAGACGTACGAGGCGCTGACGGCCGGGCTCGGGGTGGTGCTTCTCGCCGCCGGGAACGCCCCGCTGATCACCCTCGGCGGGGTGCGGACCCGCCCGGTGCGCGGCATCTCGCCGAGCCGCTTCGCCCTCGCCTGGCCGCGCGATACGGCGGGCGCCGCGGGCAACCGCTCGGCGGATACCGCCCAACCCCTGGTCCGGGCCTACGTCGAGGCCTGCCGCCAGGCCCAAGCCGCCAAGGGGCGGCCGCCCGCCCCCGCGAAGCCCTGA
- a CDS encoding universal stress protein, giving the protein MCPAPNRLIVGVDGSEDSEEALRWANTEAAEWGKELLVVQFAAADSTDTALRTSLEARLQHEPRQARTSWESPVISRKAGARADYLLLLGRAGDWLVLGAGGHGISSPHGPRRLPAKVVRRCVERTRCPVVIVRAGSVEEEPTGRIVVGFDDTPNSRAALAWAFDETVRSGGELVAIHVLELKDWPPHWSEPDMMRAAHRMLRRNYAVLQSGLPREPKRATGLVLPPSDPVGELIAHGRNADLLVCGKDGPYDVAADLVRYASARDSVADRWTARERQYSTPLADRGRSPTELVIVPADGDDPRFAAVETDAENHYTSFDLRDQPFDLKVDGYPPQQP; this is encoded by the coding sequence ATGTGTCCGGCACCCAATCGCCTGATCGTCGGGGTCGACGGTTCCGAGGACTCGGAGGAGGCCCTGCGGTGGGCGAACACGGAGGCCGCGGAGTGGGGGAAGGAACTTCTGGTGGTGCAGTTCGCGGCCGCGGACAGCACGGACACCGCCCTGCGGACCTCCCTGGAGGCGCGACTTCAGCACGAGCCGAGACAGGCGCGGACCAGCTGGGAGTCCCCCGTGATCAGCCGGAAGGCCGGTGCGCGCGCCGATTACCTGCTGCTCCTCGGCCGGGCGGGCGACTGGCTGGTCCTGGGCGCGGGCGGGCACGGGATCAGCTCCCCGCACGGCCCACGCCGGTTGCCGGCGAAGGTGGTGCGGCGCTGCGTCGAGCGGACGCGGTGCCCGGTCGTGATCGTCCGGGCCGGCAGCGTCGAGGAGGAGCCCACCGGGCGGATCGTCGTGGGCTTCGACGACACCCCCAACTCCCGCGCGGCCCTGGCCTGGGCCTTCGACGAGACCGTCCGTTCCGGTGGCGAACTGGTCGCGATCCATGTGCTGGAGCTGAAGGACTGGCCGCCGCACTGGAGTGAGCCGGACATGATGCGCGCCGCCCACCGGATGCTGCGGAGGAACTACGCGGTGCTCCAGTCCGGGCTCCCCCGCGAGCCGAAGCGGGCGACCGGCCTGGTGCTGCCGCCGAGCGATCCGGTCGGGGAACTCATCGCCCACGGCAGGAACGCCGATCTGCTGGTCTGCGGAAAGGACGGCCCCTACGACGTGGCCGCCGACCTGGTCCGCTACGCCTCCGCCCGCGACTCGGTGGCCGACCGCTGGACGGCCCGCGAGCGCCAGTACAGCACGCCGCTCGCGGACCGCGGCCGGTCTCCGACCGAACTGGTCATCGTCCCCGCCGACGGCGACGACCCGCGCTTCGCGGCCGTCGAGACCGACGCGGAGAACCACTACACGTCCTTCGACCTCCGCGACCAGCCCTTCGACCTGAAGGTGGACGGCTATCCGCCGCAGCAGCCCTGA
- a CDS encoding oxidoreductase: protein MNKVWLVTGANSGFGRAIAEAAVAAGDVVVAAARRVETLDDLVAAHPDQVEALRLDVTDIPGIDLAVRDVVDRHGRIDVLVNNAGRTHIGAFEETSDKELRDLFEVHLFGPAALVRAVLPHMRSRRSGAIVQMSSMGGQMSFAGFSAYSGTKFALEGMTEALAGEVNPLGIKTLIVEPGAFRTSLMSNRSLSGEIDDYEPTVGATRRMALDNGGREPGDPAKAAALVLAALDAEDTPLHLPLGEDGVDAVLGHLDAVRGQVEAWQTRSRATSFSFDA, encoded by the coding sequence ATGAACAAGGTCTGGCTGGTCACCGGTGCGAACAGCGGCTTCGGACGGGCCATCGCGGAGGCGGCGGTGGCGGCGGGCGACGTGGTGGTCGCCGCGGCCCGTCGCGTCGAGACGCTGGACGACCTGGTCGCCGCCCACCCCGACCAGGTCGAGGCGCTCCGTCTGGACGTCACCGACATCCCCGGCATCGACCTCGCCGTCAGGGACGTCGTCGACCGGCACGGCCGGATCGACGTCCTGGTGAACAACGCCGGGCGCACCCACATCGGCGCCTTCGAGGAGACCTCCGACAAGGAGCTGCGGGACCTCTTCGAGGTGCACCTCTTCGGCCCGGCGGCGCTGGTGCGCGCGGTGCTGCCGCACATGCGGAGCCGCCGGTCGGGCGCCATCGTCCAGATGAGCAGCATGGGCGGCCAGATGTCCTTCGCCGGCTTCTCGGCGTACAGCGGAACGAAGTTCGCGCTGGAGGGGATGACGGAGGCGCTCGCCGGGGAGGTGAACCCCCTGGGGATCAAGACACTGATCGTCGAGCCCGGCGCCTTCCGCACCTCCCTGATGAGCAACCGCTCCCTCAGCGGCGAGATCGACGACTACGAGCCGACCGTGGGCGCCACCCGGCGGATGGCCCTGGACAACGGCGGCCGGGAACCCGGCGACCCGGCCAAGGCCGCCGCCCTCGTCCTCGCCGCCCTGGACGCCGAGGACACCCCACTCCATCTGCCGCTCGGCGAGGACGGCGTCGATGCGGTACTCGGCCACCTCGACGCGGTGCGCGGGCAGGTCGAGGCGTGGCAGACGCGGTCCCGGGCCACCTCCTTCTCCTTCGACGCCTAG
- a CDS encoding DUF3710 domain-containing protein, whose translation MDTGDVPTGGRRYGPWDISDVPGWSNEFGRLDLGSLIVSPAIGTQVRLEAADDQLIAATFVLDGSQIQLQAFASTVANLWDDVRREIKDGLRQWENREAVEAMGSLGPELIVPPAGDGKGAEKGDEALSFVGSDGPGWLLRGVFSGPAVAPGPIRDKFERLFRSTIVVRGDQALPERAPLPLRPPLDAQNQRR comes from the coding sequence ATGGACACAGGTGACGTACCTACCGGCGGCCGGCGGTATGGGCCGTGGGACATAAGCGATGTCCCGGGCTGGAGCAATGAGTTCGGCAGGCTTGATCTCGGCTCCCTCATCGTCTCGCCGGCCATCGGCACGCAGGTCCGCCTGGAAGCGGCGGATGACCAGCTCATCGCAGCGACCTTCGTACTGGACGGAAGCCAGATCCAGCTACAGGCGTTCGCAAGCACGGTCGCGAACCTCTGGGATGACGTACGAAGAGAGATCAAGGATGGCCTGCGGCAGTGGGAGAACCGCGAAGCGGTGGAAGCGATGGGCAGCCTTGGGCCTGAACTGATCGTGCCGCCCGCCGGAGACGGGAAGGGGGCTGAGAAGGGGGACGAAGCGCTCAGTTTCGTCGGCAGCGACGGTCCAGGCTGGCTCCTCAGGGGAGTCTTCAGCGGCCCCGCCGTCGCCCCGGGCCCAATCCGAGACAAGTTCGAGCGCCTATTCCGCAGCACCATCGTCGTACGAGGCGATCAGGCTCTACCTGAGCGGGCACCGCTGCCACTCCGCCCTCCGCTCGACGCCCAGAACCAGCGCCGATGA
- a CDS encoding PIN domain-containing protein, translating into MVARIKAARQERVPVLVSAMTIIEADDHKIHPARAAYVLSRLQIVPVDADMASHATRLLRAAGLHGHKYAIDAAVTALALAQRGDATVLTSDVEDIEMLRDADDQELRSGRNLLVRKV; encoded by the coding sequence ATGGTGGCAAGAATCAAGGCAGCTCGCCAGGAGCGGGTGCCTGTGCTGGTCAGCGCCATGACGATCATCGAGGCCGACGATCACAAGATTCACCCGGCCCGCGCTGCCTACGTCCTGTCCCGACTGCAGATCGTGCCGGTCGACGCCGATATGGCCTCGCATGCCACTCGGCTGCTACGCGCAGCCGGACTGCACGGCCACAAGTACGCCATCGATGCAGCAGTCACGGCCCTCGCGCTCGCTCAGCGAGGTGACGCCACCGTCTTGACCAGCGATGTCGAGGACATCGAAATGCTGCGCGACGCAGACGATCAAGAACTGCGCAGCGGAAGGAACCTCCTGGTTCGCAAAGTCTGA
- a CDS encoding DUF6247 family protein, producing the protein MTALSVDDGPGPLIPMPPKTPAALRAAVARLDPESISGFDGEWERAIADSRDHYDLTPLRGFVEHWWIWVAVARYPERLARFRECERMASRCDDRSGRRAFQAETARILNGSADEAEAEARG; encoded by the coding sequence GTGACCGCCCTGTCTGTCGATGATGGCCCTGGCCCGCTGATCCCCATGCCGCCCAAGACGCCGGCCGCGCTGCGCGCAGCGGTTGCCCGCCTGGACCCGGAGTCGATCAGCGGATTCGACGGCGAATGGGAGCGGGCCATCGCGGACAGCCGCGATCACTACGACCTCACCCCGCTGCGCGGGTTCGTCGAGCACTGGTGGATCTGGGTGGCGGTCGCGCGTTACCCGGAGCGCCTGGCCCGGTTCCGTGAGTGCGAGCGGATGGCGTCTCGTTGCGATGACCGCTCAGGGCGCCGGGCATTCCAGGCAGAGACCGCCCGTATCCTCAACGGCTCCGCCGACGAGGCGGAGGCCGAGGCCCGGGGATGA